TTTTCGAGTCCGCTACTCACGGCATTCGATTTACATTACTTTTTTTCCTGCGCAGTTTTTTTATATATCCTATTGCATGGGATAGTTCATCTACTACAACAGGGAAAGAGTTCTCTTAAAAAAATATTACCGCTCAACACAATACCTATCAGTCGTTGCATATTTCCTATTATTGCGGTTGTTTGTCTATCTAGTTTTATCTATTTACTGCAACAGAAAAACAAAACTACCTCACTTGAAGTGATGCCTATTTCTTATGATCAGTTGATCGAAATTGATGGTTTACCCAACGAACCATTTTGGCAACGCGCAAAAATGGTCAGTGTATTAACGACAGGCGGCGCAAACTTTGCAAATGGACAAACACAAATCACAGTTCAAGCGGTAGCCAATAAAGAGGAGGTTTATTTTCTGTTCACTTGGCAGGATTCAACACAAAGCTTACAGCACCTTCCTTTAGAGAAGCGCAATAACCAATGGCAGATTAAGCAACAAGGTTTTTATCAATTTGATGAGCAACGTTATTATGAAGATAAATTTGCTGTCATGCTGTCAACACATTGTGAGTCTGGTGCTGATGGAACAGCACATTTAGGCCCTCAACCTATTAAAGATAAACCCAGTAACTTTCACGGAAAAGGTTATCACGCCAGTTTAGATGGGCGAACGCGTGATTTATGGCACTGGAAAGCAGTGCGAACTAACGATATGTTTCTCGCCGATGACAATCACTTTACTTCCCCTAAAAATGTGCGGACGGGAGAGCGACGCTACACTGCCGGTTACAATGCAGACGCCAAAGAAGGTGCCGGTTATGTAACGAATTGGCAATGGTATTCTGCACACACGATCACCCCCAAACGTCTGCCGATTAATGCAGATACTTTTCAACAAGATAAGATAGTTTCTAACCTGAAAATATTACCTTGGTTTGAAAGTACCCCTTACAAACTGAGTAATGACAACTATGCTGAGGGCAGCGTAATACCCTCCGTATTATACCGATCCAACCGATTTGAAGGAGATCGTGCAGATGTTCGTGCCCGCGGTCAGTGGCAAGCGGGAAAATGGACATTAGAGCTTTCACGTAAACGTGATACAGGCTCTACATATGATATTTTCTTACAAAATAATGTATGTCTGTGGGTATCAGCATTTGACCATTCTCAAATAGCCCATACTCGCCATGAACGACCTTTTAAGTTGGTGTTTTCATCATGGTAAAACGTATCTTAATTTTAGTTATTACCCTGCTATTGACTGCCTTTTATCTACTTAAGGGAGAACAATCTCCGGTGCAGACCCAAGATTTACGTTTTGAAAAAATTAGCCACTCAGGAGAGAAATTAACACCTTGGCAAGGACCTTGGGACTGTGTCTTTGATAAACATCATGGCTTGTTATGGGAAGTAAAAAAAGATGATGAATCAATTCATGATGGCTACTGGACCTATTCATGGTTTGATGGACAACGTGGCGTTGAAAATATGGGAGACTGCTATTTTCAACCCAGCCGCTGTGATGTGCTTGACCTTATTACAAAAACAAACCAACAAAAACTCTGCGGTGTGAATCAGTGGCGTCTACCATCTCACAATGAATTACTAACCTTACTCATGAC
This sequence is a window from Psychromonas sp. psych-6C06. Protein-coding genes within it:
- a CDS encoding ethylbenzene dehydrogenase-related protein yields the protein MQLNSKRYNFMFLHIICVVAVLINLLSGSRIRLVSDPTLMWLSPLLPQGQLHQLHLLAGIALTAVILIAPFLNTNINRKKSPYHRWINRLGYVVIIGAVISGWLSYFSSPLLTAFDLHYFFSCAVFLYILLHGIVHLLQQGKSSLKKILPLNTIPISRCIFPIIAVVCLSSFIYLLQQKNKTTSLEVMPISYDQLIEIDGLPNEPFWQRAKMVSVLTTGGANFANGQTQITVQAVANKEEVYFLFTWQDSTQSLQHLPLEKRNNQWQIKQQGFYQFDEQRYYEDKFAVMLSTHCESGADGTAHLGPQPIKDKPSNFHGKGYHASLDGRTRDLWHWKAVRTNDMFLADDNHFTSPKNVRTGERRYTAGYNADAKEGAGYVTNWQWYSAHTITPKRLPINADTFQQDKIVSNLKILPWFESTPYKLSNDNYAEGSVIPSVLYRSNRFEGDRADVRARGQWQAGKWTLELSRKRDTGSTYDIFLQNNVCLWVSAFDHSQIAHTRHERPFKLVFSSW
- a CDS encoding DUF1566 domain-containing protein, with amino-acid sequence MVKRILILVITLLLTAFYLLKGEQSPVQTQDLRFEKISHSGEKLTPWQGPWDCVFDKHHGLLWEVKKDDESIHDGYWTYSWFDGQRGVENMGDCYFQPSRCDVLDLITKTNQQKLCGVNQWRLPSHNELLTLLMTNDRPNENNLAVDYFPHMQRGDFWTSVHSMPLIKRYREINQGAVAVNFLHSDSLVLPYRNAAFVILVNDKFPASHSK